The following proteins are co-located in the Paenibacillus sp. FSL H8-0079 genome:
- a CDS encoding ABC transporter substrate-binding protein, with amino-acid sequence MKKRGTFALMLAALMLVISACGTKAETSSPASGAPAEAAAAETTQLTWWHSMSGAGEKAINQLASDFNASHPEIQVKPIYQGKYDESLNKLKASMGSDSGPDIIQVYEIGSKFMIDSGMITPVQQFIDKDQFDLSQLEPNIIRYYTIDGKLNAMPFNTSNPILYYNKDMFKAAGLDPENPPKTYEEFEQAAKALAKDGKPGASMAIYGWFMEQFFANQNADYVNNGNGRTEAATESLLNSEAGVKTLTWWKKMIDEKTLSNLGRSTDDTTAAFTAQQIGMTLDSTAGLRKIVEGSGGKFELGTGFLPRPADAKEGGVVVGGASLYIMNNKSEAQQQAAWEFIKYLATPEVQANWSVATGYFPITTAAYEEQVLKDNMTKYPQFQTAVDQLHASADSTATSGALMGVFPEARQLVEGAIETVLNGQGTPQEALDAAAKQITDKIAQYNSTVKK; translated from the coding sequence TTGAAAAAAAGAGGAACATTTGCATTAATGCTGGCTGCACTCATGTTGGTCATCTCCGCTTGCGGAACGAAAGCAGAAACGAGCAGCCCGGCAAGTGGAGCTCCAGCAGAAGCCGCCGCCGCTGAAACAACACAATTGACGTGGTGGCATTCCATGTCTGGCGCAGGGGAGAAAGCCATTAATCAACTCGCTTCCGACTTTAACGCTAGTCATCCAGAGATTCAGGTGAAACCCATCTATCAAGGGAAGTACGATGAAAGTCTGAACAAACTCAAAGCATCCATGGGCTCAGACAGTGGTCCTGACATTATCCAGGTCTACGAGATCGGTAGCAAGTTCATGATCGATTCGGGCATGATTACGCCAGTACAACAGTTCATCGACAAGGACCAATTCGACCTGTCCCAACTGGAGCCGAACATCATCCGATACTACACCATCGATGGCAAATTGAACGCGATGCCATTCAACACATCGAACCCGATTCTGTACTATAACAAGGATATGTTCAAAGCAGCAGGTCTGGACCCGGAGAACCCGCCGAAGACATATGAAGAGTTTGAACAAGCAGCAAAAGCATTGGCGAAAGACGGTAAGCCAGGTGCATCCATGGCGATCTACGGCTGGTTTATGGAACAGTTCTTTGCAAACCAGAATGCAGATTATGTAAACAATGGAAACGGAAGAACCGAAGCAGCCACGGAGTCTCTGTTGAACTCCGAAGCTGGAGTGAAGACATTAACGTGGTGGAAAAAGATGATCGACGAGAAAACCCTCTCCAATCTGGGACGTAGCACAGACGATACAACAGCGGCATTTACAGCTCAGCAAATCGGTATGACCCTCGATTCCACGGCTGGCCTGCGTAAAATCGTAGAAGGTTCAGGTGGCAAGTTTGAACTGGGAACAGGCTTCCTGCCTCGTCCAGCGGATGCCAAAGAAGGCGGCGTTGTGGTGGGTGGAGCGAGCTTGTACATCATGAATAACAAATCCGAAGCACAACAGCAAGCAGCATGGGAGTTCATCAAGTACTTGGCTACACCAGAGGTACAAGCGAACTGGAGCGTTGCGACAGGATACTTCCCTATTACGACAGCAGCCTACGAAGAGCAAGTATTAAAGGATAATATGACGAAGTACCCGCAATTCCAGACAGCAGTCGACCAATTGCACGCTTCCGCGGATTCGACAGCAACATCCGGGGCATTAATGGGTGTATTCCCAGAAGCCAGACAACTTGTCGAAGGAGCGATTGAAACGGTCCTGAATGGACAAGGTACACCACAGGAAGCGCTGGATGCAGCAGCCAAACAAATTACAGACAAGATTGCGCAATATAATAGCACGGTGAAGAAATAA
- a CDS encoding S-layer homology domain-containing protein — MQSKQIKSWLRLFLAVVLLITGAIPAGLFNNKVAAADEPLTVAEALALGSDDSTATVEGYVVGTYSNGPSVNLNPPFTVDTNFAIADSPTETNLSKMMPVQVPTTAPRSTFGLQSNSSLYQSKVRINNGTLSQYFTSKGIRSVTSTTFQLIDETPETEVANVTANPSPGAVPSGTQVTLGTTTVGAAVYYKLNDENAFLPYTVPITVNDAMHIEAYAHKEGLLDSAIALFNYTIVDNTPISISDARNKPENSPVTVQGIVTYREESGGMANLYIQDENAGIVIRGTDSTVEPGDRIEAYGPLTIYNGLLQVEKDKAGFPGGYIKILDKTQEIPEPLTLTSKDFASAEDGGKGSGGIYEGMLVEVNGVTVTRSSSSTFFATDVDGREITIYAKNSPTALATGKTYEKVTGVLTYHTSYGLELIPRTAADVVENLLSVTASVPSGGIVKGSTVTLSSPMAGAEIYYTVNGTNPTPTSTRYTVPITVDEDTAIKAIAVSGGDTSNVYTYTYKVLQELNNLRIHDIQGATHNSLYDGLAVQNVEGIVTHVVNATSFYMQEIPGMEDNDDRTSEGILVYKSSHGMTVGNKVSVSGQVKEYATATTELAITEIVATIITVEDSNKDLPEPVVLGANGRMIPTVIDSDQFGEFNPDKDAIDFYESLEGMRVQLDNATIIGPYSSEPGLAVVVDNGPNNPLRTPAGGVILTGDGAEPFESSLNPQRLFINKKPSQAVKTGDKLGGSVKGVMTYSNGNFKVIPEGNLPAITPSPLEQAITKIQPTDDKLTIATFNVENFSQKDAARAVKIGGIVVNNLKNPDIIGIMEVQDNDGATDSGATAADASFQTLIDAIATKGGPAYKYTDIAPENNKDGGAPGANIRVGFLYNESRVSLKEGIKGSATTTIQVGADGSLSNNPGRIAPGDEAFASSRKPLAAEFEFNGERVVVIANHFNSKGGDLKPFGSIQPATRSSEVQRAKQASLVNGFVKELLNKDPEVNVAVLGDFNDFQFSNTLNIVEGNELDNLVNELPENQRYSYIYDGNSQTLDHILVSKNLTETAAIEVVHVNADFETADGRVSDHDPLLAQLSIGDPVEEGDFNLRVLHTNDTHAHLDNIPRRVTAIKEARNDNTLVLDAGDVFSGTLYFNLFNGLADLEFMNMIGYDAMTFGNHEFDKGPSVLKAFIEKAEFPFVSANIDYSKDASLSGFYNNSIGDPGEKAEIYPAIITEVNGELVGIFGLTTPDTVSLSSPGDDLKFVDYKASAQATVEMLQNEGINKIIALTHLGYSEDLKLAEAVEGIDIVVGGHSHTILKEPIVVGSLDEPTLVVQTGEYDVSLGQLDVTFDEAGILKKWNGKLLSLDAKDAANQFIYADDVEAANKLKEYAPQLEQFKKTIIGKTNVFLDGERGTVRKQETNLGNLMTDGMLEKVKSIVQENDVKGYVAIQNGGGIRASFQTGDITLGNLLTVMPFANNLSALKMTGKEITAALENGVSGVETGEGRFPQVAGMRFYYDSTKPGEKIDATTNTVTQVGQRVVKVQIKNADGTYSDIDPNGYYIVATNSFMANGGDFYRAMRTAKDDNRFYELNLVDYEIFHEHLDRVGTVDQKTEGRSTDLKGAPLPGDGNGSNPGNGGGNGSNPGSGNSGGGSTTPTTPVTPTTPTTPTNPTNPTTPTVPGNGGTNPTTPVVDLKDIGNHWAAAAIEQAISRGIVNGYQDGNFRPNAPATRAEFIVMLGRAFELPASNKALTFKDAAGIPAWAQSFIAQAVDQGIISGYTDDTFRSSGKVSRVEMTVMLVRALGLPVQSNPALSFADADKVPAWAVPYIAAAYDAGLVKGTGKNMFNPLAEATRAEVVTLLLSASELQKQ; from the coding sequence ATGCAAAGTAAGCAAATAAAGAGTTGGCTCAGATTATTCTTAGCTGTGGTCCTGCTGATTACGGGTGCCATACCTGCTGGCTTATTCAACAACAAAGTTGCAGCGGCGGATGAGCCGCTAACAGTTGCAGAGGCGCTCGCTCTTGGTTCGGATGATTCAACCGCCACGGTTGAAGGTTATGTTGTCGGGACCTACAGCAACGGTCCAAGTGTAAATCTGAATCCACCCTTTACTGTAGACACTAATTTTGCAATTGCTGATAGTCCAACCGAAACAAATCTTAGTAAGATGATGCCTGTTCAAGTACCCACAACTGCTCCTCGCAGCACGTTCGGACTACAAAGCAATTCCTCCTTATATCAATCCAAAGTACGTATTAACAACGGTACGTTATCTCAATATTTCACTTCTAAAGGTATACGATCCGTTACATCAACAACTTTTCAACTGATTGATGAGACACCGGAAACGGAAGTGGCTAATGTCACAGCTAATCCGTCCCCAGGGGCCGTTCCGTCAGGAACACAGGTTACTTTGGGAACAACTACAGTCGGTGCAGCCGTATACTACAAGTTAAATGATGAAAATGCGTTTCTTCCTTACACAGTTCCCATCACGGTTAATGATGCTATGCACATCGAAGCTTATGCACACAAAGAAGGCTTGCTGGATAGTGCAATTGCTTTATTTAATTATACGATCGTTGACAATACTCCAATTTCAATATCTGATGCCAGAAACAAGCCTGAAAACTCTCCGGTTACCGTTCAAGGGATTGTAACCTACCGAGAGGAATCCGGAGGAATGGCGAATCTATATATTCAGGATGAGAATGCTGGAATCGTCATTCGTGGTACAGATTCAACTGTTGAGCCAGGTGACCGGATTGAAGCGTATGGTCCGCTCACCATTTATAACGGTCTACTCCAGGTAGAGAAGGATAAAGCAGGATTTCCAGGCGGTTATATTAAGATCTTGGATAAAACACAAGAAATTCCTGAACCGCTTACGTTGACATCCAAAGACTTTGCGTCTGCTGAAGACGGAGGCAAGGGTTCGGGCGGCATCTATGAAGGGATGCTTGTCGAAGTCAATGGGGTCACGGTGACAAGAAGTAGCAGTTCCACCTTTTTTGCGACAGATGTGGATGGTCGAGAGATCACGATCTATGCCAAAAATAGCCCCACTGCACTGGCAACAGGCAAAACATATGAAAAAGTGACAGGCGTCCTGACTTATCACACAAGCTATGGTCTCGAATTAATCCCACGCACAGCAGCGGATGTTGTCGAGAATCTGCTTTCTGTTACAGCTAGTGTTCCTTCAGGGGGGATTGTAAAAGGATCTACGGTGACTTTATCCTCACCAATGGCGGGAGCAGAAATTTATTATACGGTTAATGGCACTAACCCTACACCAACATCTACGCGGTACACTGTGCCGATTACAGTAGATGAGGATACTGCTATTAAAGCTATTGCAGTGTCTGGTGGAGATACAAGTAATGTATATACCTATACTTACAAGGTTCTTCAGGAACTGAACAATCTTAGAATCCACGATATTCAAGGGGCCACCCATAACTCCTTATACGATGGTTTGGCTGTGCAAAATGTGGAAGGTATTGTGACTCATGTTGTAAATGCAACTTCCTTCTACATGCAGGAGATTCCTGGCATGGAAGATAACGATGACAGAACATCTGAAGGTATTCTGGTCTATAAGTCTTCTCATGGAATGACAGTAGGTAACAAGGTGAGCGTATCTGGACAGGTGAAAGAATATGCAACAGCAACAACGGAGCTGGCGATAACGGAAATTGTAGCTACAATAATTACGGTTGAAGACAGTAATAAAGATCTGCCTGAACCTGTGGTTTTGGGTGCTAATGGTCGCATGATTCCTACCGTAATTGATTCCGATCAATTCGGCGAGTTTAATCCGGATAAGGATGCCATTGACTTTTATGAGAGTCTAGAAGGGATGAGGGTACAACTCGATAATGCTACCATTATCGGTCCGTATTCCAGTGAACCGGGTCTCGCTGTTGTTGTAGATAATGGTCCGAACAATCCGTTGCGCACTCCTGCGGGCGGTGTCATTCTGACAGGGGATGGTGCAGAGCCGTTTGAGAGTTCACTTAATCCGCAACGGCTGTTCATCAATAAGAAACCATCCCAAGCTGTCAAAACGGGAGACAAGCTAGGTGGCTCCGTTAAAGGGGTTATGACATACTCCAATGGGAACTTTAAAGTGATTCCTGAAGGTAATCTTCCAGCAATCACACCGAGTCCCCTTGAACAAGCAATAACAAAAATTCAACCCACCGATGACAAATTGACGATTGCAACTTTCAATGTAGAGAATTTCAGTCAAAAGGATGCGGCTAGAGCTGTTAAAATTGGCGGCATTGTCGTCAATAATCTGAAAAATCCAGATATTATCGGCATTATGGAAGTGCAAGATAATGATGGAGCAACAGACAGTGGAGCAACAGCTGCAGATGCTAGTTTCCAAACCCTAATTGATGCCATTGCAACTAAAGGTGGTCCTGCGTATAAATACACAGATATCGCTCCGGAAAATAACAAGGATGGCGGAGCACCAGGTGCCAATATTCGTGTAGGGTTTCTGTATAATGAATCACGTGTGTCCCTGAAGGAAGGGATTAAAGGAAGTGCTACAACAACAATTCAGGTAGGCGCTGACGGGAGCTTATCCAATAATCCGGGGCGTATTGCACCAGGGGACGAGGCGTTCGCCAGCTCTCGCAAACCGCTGGCCGCTGAATTCGAATTCAATGGTGAACGTGTAGTGGTGATTGCCAACCACTTCAATTCCAAAGGTGGAGACCTGAAACCATTTGGAAGTATACAGCCTGCGACTCGAAGCAGTGAAGTTCAACGTGCGAAGCAAGCTTCATTGGTGAATGGGTTTGTGAAAGAGTTACTGAATAAAGACCCTGAGGTCAATGTCGCTGTTCTCGGTGATTTTAATGACTTCCAATTCTCAAATACCTTGAACATTGTTGAAGGTAATGAACTGGATAATCTGGTAAATGAACTGCCAGAAAATCAGCGGTATTCCTACATCTATGATGGAAACTCTCAGACACTGGATCACATTTTGGTGAGTAAAAACCTGACTGAGACGGCAGCCATTGAAGTGGTACATGTGAATGCCGATTTTGAGACAGCAGATGGACGAGTGAGCGACCATGATCCACTGCTTGCACAATTAAGTATTGGAGATCCAGTGGAAGAAGGGGACTTCAACCTGCGCGTACTGCACACGAATGATACGCATGCACATCTGGATAACATCCCGCGCCGAGTAACGGCAATTAAGGAAGCACGCAATGATAATACCCTGGTGCTGGATGCAGGGGACGTATTCTCTGGTACGTTGTACTTCAATCTGTTTAATGGTCTGGCTGATCTGGAGTTCATGAACATGATCGGATATGATGCGATGACCTTTGGTAACCATGAGTTTGATAAAGGTCCAAGCGTACTGAAAGCATTTATTGAAAAAGCGGAGTTCCCGTTCGTGAGTGCCAACATTGATTATTCAAAGGATGCGAGCTTGAGTGGCTTTTACAACAATAGTATAGGTGATCCGGGTGAGAAAGCTGAGATCTATCCGGCGATTATTACGGAAGTGAATGGTGAGCTAGTAGGTATTTTCGGACTGACGACACCGGACACGGTATCTCTTTCTTCACCGGGAGATGACTTGAAGTTTGTAGATTATAAGGCAAGTGCACAAGCAACTGTAGAGATGCTACAAAATGAAGGTATCAATAAAATCATTGCTTTGACTCACCTTGGCTACTCAGAGGATCTCAAATTGGCTGAAGCCGTAGAAGGGATCGATATTGTGGTAGGTGGTCATTCACACACCATTCTGAAGGAACCGATTGTTGTGGGTAGCCTGGATGAGCCAACATTGGTTGTGCAAACCGGGGAATATGACGTTTCTCTTGGTCAATTGGATGTTACGTTTGATGAAGCGGGTATATTGAAGAAGTGGAACGGCAAATTGCTGAGTTTGGATGCGAAAGATGCTGCCAACCAATTCATCTATGCTGATGATGTGGAAGCCGCAAACAAGCTGAAAGAATATGCTCCTCAGTTGGAACAGTTCAAGAAAACGATTATCGGTAAAACGAATGTCTTCCTGGATGGAGAACGTGGCACTGTGCGGAAACAGGAAACCAATTTAGGAAACTTGATGACAGACGGTATGCTGGAGAAAGTGAAATCCATTGTGCAGGAAAACGACGTCAAAGGATACGTGGCGATCCAGAACGGCGGTGGCATTCGTGCTTCATTCCAGACAGGTGATATTACGCTGGGCAATCTCCTGACTGTGATGCCATTCGCTAATAATCTATCTGCGTTGAAAATGACAGGCAAGGAAATCACAGCCGCGCTGGAAAATGGCGTTAGTGGTGTGGAAACGGGAGAAGGGCGCTTCCCGCAAGTGGCAGGCATGCGTTTCTACTACGATTCCACGAAACCAGGCGAAAAAATTGATGCCACGACCAATACCGTGACCCAAGTGGGTCAACGTGTGGTCAAAGTTCAGATTAAGAATGCAGATGGTACGTACTCGGATATCGATCCGAACGGATACTATATCGTCGCTACCAATTCATTCATGGCTAACGGTGGAGACTTCTATCGTGCTATGAGAACGGCAAAAGATGATAATCGATTCTACGAATTGAATCTGGTCGATTATGAAATCTTCCATGAACATTTGGACCGTGTAGGTACAGTCGATCAAAAGACGGAAGGACGTAGTACGGATCTGAAGGGAGCGCCACTTCCTGGGGATGGAAATGGAAGTAACCCTGGTAATGGTGGCGGCAATGGAAGTAATCCGGGCAGTGGTAACAGTGGTGGAGGTTCTACAACACCTACTACGCCTGTAACTCCAACAACACCCACTACACCAACCAATCCTACGAACCCAACTACGCCAACCGTTCCTGGTAATGGAGGTACTAATCCAACCACTCCGGTCGTAGACCTGAAAGATATCGGGAATCACTGGGCAGCTGCTGCCATTGAGCAGGCCATTTCCCGGGGAATTGTGAACGGGTATCAGGATGGTAATTTCCGTCCGAATGCACCAGCCACACGCGCCGAATTCATTGTGATGTTGGGAAGAGCATTTGAACTTCCAGCCAGCAACAAGGCATTGACATTTAAGGATGCTGCTGGGATACCTGCATGGGCGCAATCCTTTATTGCTCAGGCAGTGGATCAAGGCATCATTAGTGGATATACGGATGATACGTTCCGTTCATCGGGCAAAGTATCGCGGGTAGAGATGACAGTTATGCTTGTCAGAGCTCTCGGCCTCCCGGTACAGTCGAATCCCGCACTGAGTTTCGCGGACGCCGATAAAGTACCGGCGTGGGCTGTTCCATATATCGCTGCTGCATATGATGCAGGACTGGTGAAGGGAACAGGGAAAAATATGTTTAATCCACTCGCCGAAGCAACCCGTGCTGAAGTGGTGACCCTGCTATTGTCGGCAAGCGAGTTGCAAAAGCAATAA
- a CDS encoding immunity 17 family protein, translating into MQEQPVLIALFAIAAGIFSLLGGINNWDWFMKSFRAGIFVKTIGRQGARVVYGILGVVMIVIGVLLLLIG; encoded by the coding sequence ATGCAAGAACAACCCGTTTTAATCGCACTATTTGCCATAGCGGCAGGAATTTTTAGTTTACTCGGTGGTATCAACAATTGGGATTGGTTTATGAAGAGCTTTAGAGCAGGAATTTTTGTGAAGACTATTGGACGACAGGGCGCAAGAGTGGTGTATGGTATTCTCGGTGTTGTCATGATTGTCATTGGTGTACTACTATTGCTGATCGGATAG
- a CDS encoding glycine betaine ABC transporter substrate-binding protein: MIPKIPLASWIESIVDWMSSSLSGLFNVISVVIQAVVGFFSGLFMLPHPLLFIAILGVLAFLVGRLPLTLFTVIGFLLVDNLGYWSQSMDTLGLVITSGLVSILLGVPVGIWLAYSKTAARIVTPLLDFMQTMPAFVYLLPAVTFFSLGVVPGVIASVIFAIPPTIRLTHLGIRQVSGELVEAADAFGSTSMQKLFKVQLPLALPTVMSGINQTIMLSLSMVVIASMIGAQGIGAEVYRAVTQLQIGKGFEAGLAVVVLAIVLDRFTQNLFMPGRKKTSRITTKQKAWITAAATFLVLVAGFSQYFVGGTTSAGGNNSAANAVGKEVNYQIIGIDPGAGIMKSAAKAIEDYNLTDWTLIEGSGAAMTATLDKAMKNEDPIIITGWTPHWMFNKYDLKYLEDPEKSFGDAEEIHTIARKGLKEDHPVAFEFLSRFQWTSDEMGEMMTAIQEGTSPEEAAKAYAEKHADQIDEWTKGLTPVNGDDFKLSYVAWDSEIASTNLLKYVMENNLGYKVNALQVEAGPMWTGVASGDVDASPAAWLPLTHADYWERYKDQVDDLGANMTGVRTGLVVPSYMTEVNSIADLETGAASSAPSASANVGEEVNHQIVGIDPGAGLMKATANAIEHYELSNWNLIEGSGAAMTASLDKAYKNEEPIIVTGWTPHWMFNQYDLKYLDDPDLIFGDAEEVHTVGRKGIKEDHPVAYEFFSRFNWTADQMSEIMTDIQKGVSPEEAAKTYAEKHPDQIKEWTTGLTPVSGDNLRLGYVAWDSEIASTNLMKYVLEADLGYTVKALQVEAGPMWAGLAAGDIDASPAVWLPLTHGDYWETYGDQIEDIAVSMTGVKQGLVVPTYMDINSVEDLKDN; encoded by the coding sequence ATGATTCCCAAAATACCACTAGCATCGTGGATTGAATCCATCGTTGACTGGATGAGCTCCTCGCTCTCCGGATTGTTTAATGTAATCTCTGTTGTTATTCAGGCAGTAGTCGGATTCTTCTCTGGGCTGTTCATGTTGCCCCATCCGCTTCTGTTCATTGCCATATTGGGTGTTCTTGCGTTCCTTGTAGGTCGACTCCCACTGACATTATTCACGGTTATCGGGTTCTTGCTCGTTGATAACTTGGGGTACTGGTCCCAATCCATGGACACACTCGGCCTGGTTATCACTTCAGGTTTGGTTTCGATCCTGCTTGGTGTGCCTGTCGGAATCTGGCTCGCATACAGTAAAACTGCGGCGCGTATCGTCACACCGCTACTTGACTTCATGCAGACGATGCCTGCATTTGTCTACTTGCTACCTGCGGTTACATTCTTTAGCCTTGGTGTCGTTCCAGGTGTTATCGCATCCGTTATATTTGCGATTCCACCAACGATTCGTCTGACTCACCTGGGTATCAGACAGGTATCTGGCGAATTGGTTGAAGCAGCTGATGCATTCGGATCGACTTCCATGCAAAAACTGTTCAAAGTACAACTTCCACTCGCTTTGCCTACCGTGATGTCCGGTATTAACCAGACGATCATGTTGTCACTGTCCATGGTTGTTATTGCATCCATGATCGGTGCACAAGGTATTGGTGCGGAAGTATATCGTGCAGTAACGCAGCTGCAAATCGGTAAAGGTTTCGAAGCCGGTCTCGCTGTTGTTGTACTCGCAATTGTACTGGACCGTTTTACACAAAATCTATTTATGCCTGGTCGCAAAAAGACCTCTCGCATTACAACAAAGCAAAAAGCGTGGATCACTGCTGCTGCAACATTCCTTGTGTTAGTAGCTGGTTTCTCGCAATACTTCGTTGGTGGCACGACTTCCGCTGGCGGCAACAACTCAGCAGCCAATGCTGTAGGTAAAGAAGTGAACTATCAGATTATTGGTATCGATCCAGGGGCTGGTATCATGAAGTCCGCAGCTAAAGCGATCGAAGACTATAACCTGACTGACTGGACTCTCATTGAAGGCTCAGGTGCAGCCATGACTGCCACACTGGACAAAGCCATGAAAAATGAAGATCCAATCATCATTACAGGTTGGACTCCACACTGGATGTTCAACAAATACGATCTGAAATATCTGGAAGATCCAGAGAAATCTTTCGGTGATGCTGAAGAAATTCACACCATCGCCCGCAAAGGTTTGAAAGAAGATCACCCTGTTGCTTTTGAATTCCTGTCCCGTTTCCAATGGACCTCGGATGAAATGGGTGAGATGATGACTGCTATCCAAGAGGGTACATCCCCGGAAGAAGCAGCTAAAGCTTATGCGGAGAAACATGCCGATCAGATTGATGAGTGGACCAAAGGTCTGACTCCGGTCAACGGCGATGACTTCAAACTGAGCTATGTGGCTTGGGATTCCGAAATCGCAAGTACGAACTTGCTGAAATATGTGATGGAAAACAACCTGGGCTATAAAGTTAACGCTCTGCAAGTAGAAGCTGGACCCATGTGGACGGGTGTTGCCTCAGGCGACGTAGATGCCTCTCCAGCAGCTTGGCTGCCATTGACACATGCTGACTACTGGGAACGTTACAAAGACCAGGTGGACGATCTGGGTGCCAACATGACGGGTGTACGTACAGGACTCGTGGTTCCTAGTTACATGACTGAAGTAAACTCGATTGCAGATCTGGAGACAGGTGCCGCTTCTTCCGCTCCATCGGCAAGTGCCAATGTGGGCGAAGAGGTTAATCACCAAATCGTTGGTATTGATCCAGGTGCAGGTCTGATGAAAGCTACGGCAAATGCGATTGAGCATTATGAATTGTCTAACTGGAATCTAATCGAAGGCTCTGGAGCCGCGATGACTGCATCGCTGGACAAAGCTTATAAAAATGAGGAGCCCATCATCGTTACGGGTTGGACTCCCCACTGGATGTTCAATCAGTATGATCTGAAGTATCTGGATGATCCCGACTTAATTTTCGGCGATGCAGAGGAAGTTCACACGGTGGGACGTAAGGGAATCAAGGAAGATCATCCTGTTGCCTATGAGTTCTTCTCTCGTTTTAATTGGACTGCGGATCAGATGAGTGAGATCATGACTGACATTCAAAAGGGCGTTTCGCCTGAAGAAGCAGCCAAGACTTATGCAGAAAAACATCCTGACCAGATTAAAGAATGGACTACCGGGTTAACTCCTGTTAGTGGTGATAATCTACGTCTTGGTTATGTGGCATGGGACTCTGAAATTGCGAGTACCAACCTGATGAAGTATGTGCTTGAGGCGGATCTGGGTTACACAGTCAAAGCACTGCAAGTCGAAGCTGGTCCAATGTGGGCAGGCTTGGCGGCAGGTGATATCGATGCTTCTCCAGCCGTTTGGCTCCCGCTTACACATGGGGACTATTGGGAGACGTATGGTGACCAGATTGAAGATATTGCTGTAAGCATGACCGGAGTCAAACAAGGTCTGGTTGTTCCAACTTACATGGATATCAACTCCGTTGAAGATTTAAAAGATAATTAA
- a CDS encoding glycine betaine/L-proline ABC transporter ATP-binding protein, which translates to MTILEVKNVSKLFGPQTEQGLQLLEQGWGKEKLAKEKQITVGVNRVNMEIKEGEIFVIMGLSGSGKSTLVRMFNRLIEPTSGEILVHGKDLRKMNKEQLREVRRKTISMVFQKFALFPHRTVLDNVEYGLEVQKVDKEVRREKAKTSLELVGLKGWEDKMPDELSGGMQQRVGLARALANDPEVLLMDEAFSALDPLIRRDMQDELIELQDKMKKTIIFITHDLDEALRIGDRIALMKDGAVVQIGTPEEIMIQPANSYVARFVEDVDLSKVLTASHVMRRPETITLDRGPRVALELMRERGISNLFVIDRSKKLLGVITAEDATRAMRENKVLNDILITDGPTVSPETLIHELFEIVSSAHVPLAVVGENGRLQGVIVRGALLGALSGEVAVKEELVNDSQNTTSIVD; encoded by the coding sequence ATGACCATACTTGAAGTGAAAAACGTAAGTAAATTGTTTGGACCCCAAACCGAGCAAGGTCTGCAATTACTGGAGCAAGGTTGGGGAAAAGAAAAGTTGGCCAAAGAAAAACAGATAACGGTTGGTGTCAACCGGGTCAACATGGAGATTAAGGAAGGCGAGATTTTCGTTATTATGGGGCTGTCCGGGAGTGGTAAATCCACATTAGTACGGATGTTCAATCGTCTGATTGAACCAACATCCGGAGAAATTCTGGTCCATGGTAAGGATCTACGTAAGATGAACAAAGAACAATTGCGCGAAGTGCGCCGGAAAACGATCAGCATGGTCTTCCAGAAGTTTGCGTTATTCCCGCACCGTACCGTTCTTGATAATGTGGAGTATGGATTGGAAGTACAGAAAGTAGACAAAGAAGTACGCCGTGAGAAGGCGAAAACCTCACTTGAGCTGGTTGGCCTTAAAGGCTGGGAAGACAAAATGCCAGATGAACTCAGTGGCGGGATGCAGCAACGTGTCGGCTTGGCCCGTGCACTTGCCAATGACCCGGAAGTACTATTAATGGATGAAGCCTTCAGTGCCCTTGATCCATTGATTCGCCGTGATATGCAGGATGAGCTGATCGAGCTTCAAGATAAAATGAAAAAGACGATTATTTTCATTACCCATGACTTGGACGAAGCGCTGCGCATCGGCGATCGTATTGCCCTCATGAAAGACGGCGCAGTCGTGCAGATCGGTACACCGGAAGAAATCATGATTCAACCGGCCAACTCATATGTGGCCCGCTTCGTCGAAGACGTGGATCTGTCCAAGGTCCTTACAGCATCTCACGTAATGCGTCGCCCTGAAACAATTACGCTTGATCGTGGTCCTCGTGTTGCCCTCGAATTAATGCGCGAACGTGGTATTTCCAACCTGTTTGTCATTGACCGTTCGAAAAAATTGCTTGGTGTCATTACAGCTGAAGATGCAACTCGTGCCATGCGCGAAAACAAAGTATTGAACGATATTCTGATCACGGATGGGCCGACGGTGTCGCCTGAGACCTTGATTCATGAATTGTTCGAGATTGTAAGTTCTGCCCATGTGCCGCTCGCTGTTGTTGGTGAGAATGGCCGTCTGCAAGGTGTTATCGTCCGCGGTGCCCTGCTGGGTGCACTTAGCGGTGAAGTTGCAGTAAAGGAGGAACTTGTGAATGATTCCCAAAATACCACTAGCATCGTGGATTGA